CGTCCTTGCTGATCCAAGGTGAACGGGGCGAACGCGCGACGTTCGACGGGGGCGCCGTCCCCAGGGCTGGTTTTCAGGGCTCGGTCGACGGCCCCCCGGGCGGCGCTGATTGTCGCGCCGCCGTAGGAAGCGATCACCGTGGCCAGTTGTTGTGCCTCCGCGAGGGCCTGGCCGTTGGCCACAAGGCGAGAGACCAGGCCGCAGCGCTCCGCCTCCGGTGCGCTCATGGCGCGACCGGTGAGGATCAAGTCCATGGCCTTGGCCCTGCCCACCAGACGGGTCAGGCGCTGGGTACCGCCGACGCCCGGGACGGCGCCCAGTTTGATCTCCGGTTGGCCGAAGACGGCTGACTCGCCCGCGATGACGACATCGCACATCGTCGCCAGTTCACAGCCGCTGCCCAGGGCGCAGCCGTCAACGGCCGCGACCTTCGGAGTGCGCAGTCGTGCGAACTCTTCCCAGAGGGAGGAGCAGTCGTCCACCGCCATCCCGGTGGCTGCCTCTCCTGTCACACTCTTCACGCCGGGATCGTCCTCGAAAAGCCTCTGCCGGCCGGCGACGACGAAGCAGCCGACGTCGGGATCGAGGTCCAACGGGCGCAAAAGGTTTATGACTTCGGTCAGCAACTCATGGTTCAGCACATTGAGAATGTGCAGGTCCAGCCCTACAGTCACCACACGGTCGTGGCGTTCGATCCTGATGTCGCTCATCGGTATCTCTTCCATGGGGCCTCCTTTCACGCCTGACGTCACGGAGCCTTGTCTGTTTCGGGTTTTATCGGCCCGCCAGGGCAGCGCTGTGTCGTCCACGCATCACGGGTGAAGAGGGTGTGGCCGTCCACGATCCACCCCTGCGACCAGTGCTTGTACGCTTCGCGCACCGTGCCGCAGACCGGGCAGTAATACCTCTTGTGTTTCTGGGTGAAGCTCATCGGACATCACCGGTCCGCGCTCAAGCCGTCACGCTCACCGCCGCGCCAGACACGGTCGGGCGACCCGCCCGGCGACGCGTGGAGCTCGGCGATAGTCTCGATGTGGTTGAAATGTGTGCACGGGCAGAGCTTGGCGTGCAGGAGATCAACGGGGCACTTCAGTAGCCGAGCCAGCAGGTCCGGGATGGCAGCCACAGGACACCTTCTTTCAAAGAGCCGCGCACGCAGCCTGCCGATCCCATGGCCATAACCACGCCAGGGACTGAGACGAGCCCTCCAGGGTGCGAACGCCTCAGTCATACGGCAACCAGCGACCCGGGAGGAGAGAGCCTTTGTCGCTCTTGATGCCCCGGATCTCTGGTTATGCGCGCTGTCACTCCCTCTGACACCGCCATGGCGCATTCGTTACGCAATGCTCAAGAAGGCCCTGAGTAGCCCGAATATCGAGGCCACCCATCGTTGACGCATTACTTATGAGCACTCACGGACAGTAATCGGCGTTTGCGTGGCTATGGACCGCCATTTTCGCGGAAGTGACGGCAGCAGACCGTCACTTGGGCCCTTGGTGCGAGATGAGATGGCCGTAGACGATGAAGCGGCCGGTGCTTCCGTAGCGTGGCGTGCAGGTGATGAGGGTGATCAGGCGCTTTTGGGGATCGGCGCCGCGGCCTTGGTCAGAGCGGAGGACCCGTACGGCGTCAGGGGTGACGCGTTGGGTCTTCGTGACGGTGTAGGTGTAGCGGCCGGTCGCGGCAGTCACGATGAGGCGGGATCCCCGCTTGATGCGGTCCGGAAGTTCGGCGAAGGGCGCGAATCCGGAGTTGGAAGAGCGGTGTCCGGCGACAACGTAGTTGCCGACCTGGCCGGGGCCGGCGGTGCTGCGATAGTGCCCCAATCCCTTATTCAGCTGTTTAGCGGTCGTGCCGTTGTACACGCGATAGGCCCAACGGCGCCCGAGGGCCGGGATGCGCATCACCGCGGGAGTATCCGGGCCGGCATGCGGCGAGGGAGCCCTGCGCCTCAGATCCTTTTCGACCTGAGCGGTGCGCGCCTGCTCGGCCTGGCTGGGCTGGGGACTGGTACCCCAGACCAGCCAGGCCGTATAACCGCCCAGAGCCAGCCCGACAGTCACGGCCACACCCGATATGGCGGCGAGCAGGACTCTGACCACACGCGGCCATCGGGACGAGCGGCTCACCGACCAGCCTCCACCTGCTGGTTGCCGCGCATGTGCATACGGGCCAGATAGAGAGCGGCTGTTGTCGGCACGGTGATGAGCAGAACCGGCAGAACACTGTGGGTGAACCACAAGCATGTCGCGGTGAGTGCCACAGCGAACAGCAAGTCCGGCCAGTTGGAGCGCACGGCATGGCGCCAGGTGACGCGTGTCCCCTGCTTCGGGGTGACTAGGAAGACCGATGAGCCGAACAGCGACTTGAAGGAAGCGCGCAGGCTGGTGAAGAACATTGAGCCGAACAGCAGTACCGTGTGCAGCAAATACGAGGAAAGTGCGCCGGCGCGCATGGTCTTGCGCAGGCTGAGGATGTCGTTGAGCATCGGGGCGACGATGAACAGCACTGTCGGGACGAGCATCCACAGTGGCCAGTGCACGGAGTAGTTCAGCGCGGGCAAGACGATGACGTTGATGACGACGTACAGGCTGAACAGGCTGGTTAGCGGCAGGCTGTAGCTGAACATGACGATGTCCATCTTTTCAAACCAGCGCATAGGGCTGGAGAGGATTCGCCATGTGTACTTCTTGATGAACTCCATGTTGCCCTGAGTCCATTTGTTGTGGCGCCGCTTGAACGCCAGGTACGAGACCGGGAACTCCTCCTCGCACACAATGTCCGGTGCGAACACGGTCAGATAGCCGGCGGCGCGGGCCTCGATGCTGAAGCATAGGTCTTCCGCGACCAGGTGGGGGAAGCCGCCGGCCGCACGGTAGCAGGAAGCACTGACCATGGCGCCGTGCCCGAGCAAGGACAGGAAACCGAACCGGTTCTTGACGCACTGGTAGGCGAGCCAGTGTGAGGCGACCCCGGGGTGGAAGCGGCGCATGAACGTGTTCCGATTACGGGTGGCCACATGGTTGGCCTGCACGATTCCCGCGTTCGGGTAGTGCTCGAAGTAGTCCAGGCAACGGGTCACGAAGTTCGGCGGGATGATTTCGTCGCTGTCCAGAATGACGAAGTAGTCGAAGTCGGCCTGCCGCAGAAAGTTGTTGAGGTTCCCCGCCTTGAACCCTACGCGGTCGGTGCGCCGGATCACCTCCACCCCGTGGTCGGCGGCGAACTCATCCACCTGACGGCGGAACTCATCGGTTTTTGAATCGTCCAGGATCACCGTGGTCACCATCGGGGCGTCCTGCCGCATCGAAGCCTCAAGCGACTCCGCGCAGAAATCGTCGCAGGTGCAGTAAACCAGGATGGTCCTCGGCCAGTTGCCGTCGGCTCGCGTCTGAGCGGGGACCTTGGGCTGCAGCTGGTCGCGATAACGGTGGAAAGCGAGGGTGTAGAGGAGATCCTTGATGCCGTTGAGCCAGAAGTAGCTGATGAACAGGCCACTGGCCACGACCGTCACTCCGATCGCGGTGGACTGTGCGAAGGCCCGATGCGTCTCCGGCTCGAACTGCCAGATGAACAATGCCAGAAGACATAGCCATAAGCCGAGAATCGTCACATATAAGCCTGGATGACGTCTCATCTGTGCCCCAGGCCCTTTCCGCTCCAGCAGTCTTTGGGGGCGCCGCCTGGGCGGGCCGGCGGGATGCCGCGGTGGCGGCACATGACCTCAGGCCGTGGCCGGACTGATCCGGCCGCGGCCTGAGGTGTGAGCTGAGGGGCGAGGCCGGCAACGCCGAGGGGTAAGTCGCACCAGCCGCGGGCCGGTGCGCCCTGCTCGGTTGGCCGCCGCGGGCAGTCACACAAGCGCACAAGTCTGCACTGCCGGACCGGGACCCACTGCCGCGACCGTCGGCCTGAATCTGTGGGTCGGCCTGAGTGTCTCAGCCTCATGACCCCGCCCCCTTCTCAGCTCTGCCCGTTGCGGCAGGTGAGCGCGGTCACGCCCACTAAGCCGGCCACAACCAGAGTCGCGGCGAGAAGTGTGAACCAGCCAAGACCGAGCGTCATGCCTAGAACAGACACGCCGGCACCGGTCGCCGCAAGCTGCGAACCGTTGTCGTACAACAGGACCTCCTCATTTAGGGGGAACTTATAACTAGCTCCTTTAATGGGACATATTATGCATTTCGGTCACCCGCGCTGTGCTGTGGCCACCCATCCGAGAGCCCTCCTCCTCCGTTCAGCCCTGGACAGCCTCCGCCAGGAGGGCTCCTCCCCAGCCGCACCAGGAT
This window of the Streptomyces sp. V4I8 genome carries:
- a CDS encoding enoyl-CoA hydratase-related protein, producing the protein MEEIPMSDIRIERHDRVVTVGLDLHILNVLNHELLTEVINLLRPLDLDPDVGCFVVAGRQRLFEDDPGVKSVTGEAATGMAVDDCSSLWEEFARLRTPKVAAVDGCALGSGCELATMCDVVIAGESAVFGQPEIKLGAVPGVGGTQRLTRLVGRAKAMDLILTGRAMSAPEAERCGLVSRLVANGQALAEAQQLATVIASYGGATISAARGAVDRALKTSPGDGAPVERRAFAPFTLDQQGRTGKVPNQRPPHFWS
- a CDS encoding sortase, with the protein product MAVTVGLALGGYTAWLVWGTSPQPSQAEQARTAQVEKDLRRRAPSPHAGPDTPAVMRIPALGRRWAYRVYNGTTAKQLNKGLGHYRSTAGPGQVGNYVVAGHRSSNSGFAPFAELPDRIKRGSRLIVTAATGRYTYTVTKTQRVTPDAVRVLRSDQGRGADPQKRLITLITCTPRYGSTGRFIVYGHLISHQGPK
- a CDS encoding glycosyltransferase family 2 protein, which produces MTILGLWLCLLALFIWQFEPETHRAFAQSTAIGVTVVASGLFISYFWLNGIKDLLYTLAFHRYRDQLQPKVPAQTRADGNWPRTILVYCTCDDFCAESLEASMRQDAPMVTTVILDDSKTDEFRRQVDEFAADHGVEVIRRTDRVGFKAGNLNNFLRQADFDYFVILDSDEIIPPNFVTRCLDYFEHYPNAGIVQANHVATRNRNTFMRRFHPGVASHWLAYQCVKNRFGFLSLLGHGAMVSASCYRAAGGFPHLVAEDLCFSIEARAAGYLTVFAPDIVCEEEFPVSYLAFKRRHNKWTQGNMEFIKKYTWRILSSPMRWFEKMDIVMFSYSLPLTSLFSLYVVINVIVLPALNYSVHWPLWMLVPTVLFIVAPMLNDILSLRKTMRAGALSSYLLHTVLLFGSMFFTSLRASFKSLFGSSVFLVTPKQGTRVTWRHAVRSNWPDLLFAVALTATCLWFTHSVLPVLLITVPTTAALYLARMHMRGNQQVEAGR